The window AATCCAATTAGCTCGTTATTGTTGTTAtgaagcttcttttttttttttttttattaatctatGTTGATTGAAGACAGCCTGAGTACTCacaagaagagttttcaagagCTAACAAGGAGCTTCGGAAGCTGAGAGACTCTATGGAGCTGATCAGTTCCTTGAGGGCTATTCAAAAGGTAGTGGCTTTCCTTCTTGTAACAGTCTCTAGCAAGCGTCGTTATTCATTCGTTTTGGCAGGAGATTGATGGGCTGAAGAGTCTGGTTTCAGAGAGCTCGGATGATAAGGACATGCTTGATATGGCTGTTAGTGAGTTAGATGAGGCGGTGGAGGAGGAAAAAAGGCTTCAGACTTTGCTGCTTAAGTCTTTGCTTCCTAAAGATGAAGCTGATGAGAGGGATTGCATTTTGGAGGTGAGAGCAGGTAGGGCTTATCAGAACTATttggttttaaaaacattaCCCATGAATGTTGAAAAGCTGACTCTGTAGTTGATAACTGAATGTATTGGTTAGGTACTGGTGGAGAAGAGGCTTCTTTGTTTGCCATGGACATTTTCAGAATGTAAGTTCTTCCCTCCCTATTACTGCTGGCATAAGCTAGTTAGTATGTTTCTTCCTTACTTGAACTTTAGTTTGGTATGTTGATAGGTACGAAAGGTATTCTCAGAAGAAAGGTTGGAAGTTTGATATTGTAGACATCACCGAGTCTGATATGAAAGGATATAAAGTATGTATTATTTTTCTTGTGTGGGGGTATTATTAGTATTCCACTATTGCTCTGCTAAGATTTTTACATGCTATTGACAGGAAGCAAGTGCTGCAATTTGTGGAGCCAGTGTGTATGGAAAACTTAAGTTCGAGAGTGGAATTCACAGGGTTCAGGTATGTTAACATTCTGATATATTTCTTTACTCTCCATGGCATAGAGATGTTCATAGCTATTAACTCTCGTAAACATCTTTTCACAGCGTATTCCCATCACAGAGAAATCTGGACGTATTCACACCAGCGCTGTATCTGTTGCCATCCTTCCCCAGGCTGATGAGGTTCTCCAATCTTACAAACatcacatttttcttttttcttatctaTTAGTATTACAACAACTCACGTACTCTGTAATAATGTTGGCTACGTATAGGTAGATGTTCAGCTAAGGAATGAAGATTTGAGGATTGATACTTACAGGTCTGGTGGCTGCGGTGGTCAGCATGCCAACACAACCAACAGCGCAGTCCGAATAATCCACCATCCAACTGGGATCATGGTCTCCATCCAAGACGAAAGATCACAACATATGGTATAGTCAAATCCCCCTCCTCAAACTTGTACGTCCTTATTAATAAGTAAAATTTCCACTATAACAGAACAAAGCCAAAGCACTTAAAGTACTCTGCGCAAAGCTCTATGAGATTGAAAGGTTGAGATTACAGAGCAGCCGGTCAAAGCTACGGTCAGAACAGGTACGTATGTGGATTAACAATCTTTTATCTTATGTATTCAGTCAATACTAcattcattttctttatttgcTGATCGATGTGTAATCCTGTTAACAGATTGGCAGCGGAGACCGGTCTGGACGAATCCGTACGTACAATTTTCCACAAGGGAGAGTCACGGACCACCGTGTGGGAATCACTCACCATGCCATTGAAGATATGATGGAAGGAGAGAATCTAGACACCTTCATCGACGCCCTGCTCTTGCGCCAGGAGATGGATGCCATTGCTTCTTTCAGCTCCACTTCATGAACACAGAGGTAGACCAGAACTCTTAGCTTGTCAAAAGGGTGTTAGCagtagtaaaataaaataaaaattcattgaaaggagagaaaaaaaaagagaagggaTAGAAAGAGGAGGGAGCCAGGGAAGAGGCAGTGCATGGGAAGAGACCAAACATAGTCATTTGATGTTTTGGTAAAAACTCAATCCATGCTCTGCTTGTTCCCTGTCTCTCTCTGATTACCACTTTTGTCTTCTTCATTTCATTGTAAAACAGATTAAAGAAAAGCTTGCTTGTTGTACCTTTGAACTTGGCAAGTTCCATGAGTTGATGCTGTTTTGATGACATAGGTTTAAATAGATATTTGGAACTTGTGTTTATGATGTACTACACGAGGCATCACAAGAGATATTTGTACTCCTTGTTATGGAAACTCTTGTACTGCGATCTAGCTTAGCTAATAAAGAGTACAcacaatttattaattttatgtttgtaTTGCAAAATCTCTAAGGTAGTTTGTACTTTATACGACCTTTTGTGCGTTTGGACATTGGCTAAATCGGAAGGTAGAGAATTATTAAGCTGCCACGTGGTAGGTCCCAATCACATCGCAAGtacactttttaaaaattagtacaTTGCTCTCTTTCTGGTACTACTACAAGAATAATCTCTCAAGTACATCATAATTTATTCTGATACAAAtgaataattaacttttaatatgGTTAGCTTGGATTTAGTATTGTTTATGTTCGTTTTGCTGTAGATGTTTTAGTTTAATACTATTgtataaaaaaagaagtaatttAGTAAACACTCGAATAAAATTTCAAGAACATAAAACAAAGGGAATTAAATCAAGTAATAAGAACATTGAAATCAGAAAGATGCCATTCTGCAACTGCTCCTTCGTCTTTGTAAATCTCTGTACCAACATCCACCGATGTCCAAATCCTCCTCGCCGGAGTCGTACCGGGATCCTACAACAACAACCAAACCGCACCAAATCAAATTCCAAACCGGGAAAATAAGAGAACAAACCGGTTTAGTCAATcagtttaaaactttaaatcacCTGGTAGAAGTAAAGCCTACTAGACAAAGCGCCAACATCAAGCTCCCAAGTTCTCGGGTCACCCACCCAACCATCTCCTCTCCGGGTCGGATATCCATATTCACCCCAAACCGGGTGAGGCAAAAGCTGAAGAATCTCTTGAGCCTGTGGGTTGCTAAAAGGATCGCAAGTCCCCACCGGAAGCTCGAGATGCTCGGCGTTTCCCGGCGCACAGTAAACGTGGTAAGCCTCGTAAGGGAACCTCTGGCTGTCCGTACGGTGGACTCTGGTGCCGTTTCGAAACGTGTGGTACGGTGGACAGTTGTGCAGAGTCTTGGGGTTGCACCAAAGCTCTGTTTCAGGGTTTATGATCATCTCCGAGTAACGAGTGACGTCGGTTGTTACGTCACCGTCGCATGGCTCGCCGTTGTTTTTCCAGCAGCTTCCGATGTCGAGAAGGTAGAACTGACTCTTGGGTCCTCCTCCTTGCTTGATGTCTACGGTTAGTCTCACCTTAAAGTTTGGTGACTCCGGAAGCTAAAAAAACACAGCACTTCATCGTATTGAAACACAAGAGATCAACTCGGAACAGTGTTTTTAAAATTGGATCGACCCCATTGTAGGACTAGGTTCGACCATGAACCGGTCGTGAAGCTAGATTGGatctcaaaattattaaaatccatcaaaactataaaaaaaatcatgaaccAACCATATAACaaaaatctagtttatatttataacttttttatttgatatttatttatattttattta is drawn from Brassica rapa cultivar Chiifu-401-42 chromosome A05, CAAS_Brap_v3.01, whole genome shotgun sequence and contains these coding sequences:
- the LOC117134033 gene encoding peptide chain release factor 1, whose product is MRRMFRPMILSNLIRSCSRATRSINRSSMMFRLYSTEVEPQLSPDLIKIMDERLSAIEHRNAILQRLINQPEYSQEEFSRANKELRKLRDSMELISSLRAIQKEIDGLKSLVSESSDDKDMLDMAVSELDEAVEEEKRLQTLLLKSLLPKDEADERDCILEVRAGTGGEEASLFAMDIFRMYERYSQKKGWKFDIVDITESDMKGYKEASAAICGASVYGKLKFESGIHRVQRIPITEKSGRIHTSAVSVAILPQADEVDVQLRNEDLRIDTYRSGGCGGQHANTTNSAVRIIHHPTGIMVSIQDERSQHMNKAKALKVLCAKLYEIERLRLQSSRSKLRSEQIGSGDRSGRIRTYNFPQGRVTDHRVGITHHAIEDMMEGENLDTFIDALLLRQEMDAIASFSSTS